The Anolis carolinensis isolate JA03-04 chromosome 2, rAnoCar3.1.pri, whole genome shotgun sequence genome has a window encoding:
- the LOC103280588 gene encoding tripartite motif-containing protein 55 has protein sequence MASVREVSGITEDLLCPICLSIFQDPRMLFCGHNFCLSCLESCVIAKGQHQGTCPECRDPFNLQDAVHNRVLANLSEKARLLKLEAGCQSGVTGSWHICEEHEEPLKLFCSQDEGPVCVICRDLPQHQGHNFLPIKNAVNSYREKLKASLGPLKDRVKWATNHQSYQQETMEELEDLTQNLYGLIFIAFEELREILNEREQDMMETVKQMKEDNLAAMERNVEYLKEHESSHEESVSSIQAALEEPNEFAFLKETKELMARISDHLREKNEERGSKAAEEGQMFIEGEESEDEHRDLSENKAEENKEYKAIDDKAEAYGEAQDVMEDKDAAIVDVDPALKELEKLLDFENLKDMLKSISIEEMFVPGSPYCSPPLEEDVLTSEYSNIIEEGEEKETTVAEEPDNTAEVMTAAPGMSSLAEQTPLPRSVSSAAPNVGGALNRPLFHSPIFPMPPFQSLPPYGNNPMRGWGNVRCWRPLPMWSCGIVPHGRGTSQRQPFYSSFAQGRGNSPNRRGSQPSVGLFPTYSQQSSWKYQRREPNQPGGDQGGRQGQSGFNKQRPQPSGGSQSGVGSIKNETHKPKQVHVSRKGEDQKSPQFSVGTSSGQSREPSKPKGGPPPGQGGSGQGRKSGKKRGGASSGSQASHPGGRGGSHGSSSAKRP, from the exons ATGGCTTCCGTCCGAGAAGTGTCTGGGATTACTGAAGACCTACTCTGCCCAATCTGCCTCTCCATCTTCCAAGACCCTCGGATGCTGTTTTGTGGCCACAATTTCTGCCTTTCTTGCTTGGAGAGCTGTGTCATTGCCAAGGGGCAGCATCAGGGAACGTGCCCTGAGTGCCGAGATCCCTTCAACCTCCAAGATGCCGTTCACAACCGCGTCTTGGCCAACTTGTCTGAGAAAGCACGGCTCCTCAAGTTGGAGGCAGGGTGCCAGTCTGGTGTGACTGGGAGCTGGCATATTTGTGAAGAACATGAGGAGCCCCTCAAACTCTTCTGCAGCCAGGATGAGGGCCCAGTCTGTGTGATCTGCCGGGATCTACCTCAGCATCAAGGGCACAACTTTTTGCCTATCAAGAATGCTGTGAACAGTTATCGG GAGAAACTGAAGGCATCTCTGGGGCCTCTGAAGGATAGGGTGAAGTGGGCCACAAATCATCAGTCCTATCAACAGGAGACAATGGAAGAACTCGAG GATCTAACTCAAAATCTGTATGGCTTGATCTTCATTGCATTTGAAGAACTACGTGAAATCCTGAATGAGAGAGAGCAAGACATGATGGAAACTGTGAAACAGATGAAGGAGGACAACCTagcagcaatggaaaggaatgtggagTATTTGAAGGAACATGAGTCGTCCCACGAAGAGTCAGTTTCCAGCATCCAAGCTGCATTGGAGGAACCCAATGAATTTGCTTTCCTGAAG GAAACAAAGGAACTGATGGCAAG AATCTCAGATCACCTTAGAGAAAAGAATGAAGAAAGAGGAAGCAAAGCAGCTGAAGAAGGCCAGATGTTCATTGAGGGTGAAGAGAGTGAAGATGAACATCGAGACCTGAGTGAAAATAAGGCTGAAGAAAACAAGGAGTACAAAGCCATAGATGACAAGGCGGAAGCTTATGGAGAAGCTCAAGATGTTATGGAAGATAAAGATGCAGCGATTGTAGATGTAGATCCAGCCCTCAAAGAATTAGAAAAATTACTTGACTTTGAGAACTTGAAGGACATGTTGAAAAGCATCAGCATTGAGGAGATGTTTGTCCCAGGCTCCCCTTACTGTTCCCCACCCTTAGAGGAAGATGTTCTCACTTCTGAATATAGCAACATAAttgaggaaggtgaggaaaaagaGACAACAGTGGCTGAGGAACCAGATAATACCGCAGAAGTCATGACTGCAGCTCCAGGAATGAGCTCCCTTGCTGAACAGACACCCCTGCCAAGAAGTGTCTCCAGTGCAGCTCCAAACGTGGGAGGAGCCCTTAATAGGCCACTCTTTCACTCACCCATTTTCCCAATGCCTCCCTTCCAATCATTGCCTCCCTATGGTAATAATCCCATGCGAGGATGGGGGAATGTACGTTGCTGGAGACCTCTTCCCATGTGGTCTTGTGGCATCGTTCCACACGGCAGAGGAACCTCACAGAGGCAGCCATTTTACTCTAGCTTTGCACAAGGCAGAGGAAATAGTCCAAACAGACGAGGATCCCAACCTAGCGTAGGCTTGTTCCCAACCTATTCACAACAGAGTAGCTGGAAATATCAAAGGAGAGAGCCAAACCAACCTGGAGGAGATCAAGGTGGGAGGCAAGGACAGAGTGGTTTCAATAAACAGAGGCCCCAACCCAGTGGTGGGAGCCAAAGTGGAGTGGGGTCCATAaagaatgagacacacaaaccCAAGCAGGTTCATGTctcaaggaaaggagaagatCAGAAGAGTCCCCAGTTCAGTGTGGGTACTAGCTCAGGTCAAAGCAGAGAGCCATCCAAGCCCAAAGGTGGTCCCCCGCCTGGACAAGGAGGTTCAGGACAAGGACGAAAGTCTGGGAAGAAAAGGGGTGGAGCATCCTCAGGAAGCCAGGCATCTCACCCTGGAGGCCGTGGGGGCAGTCATGGCTCTAGTTCAGCAAAGCGTCCTTAG